A single Struthio camelus isolate bStrCam1 chromosome 8, bStrCam1.hap1, whole genome shotgun sequence DNA region contains:
- the LOC104153309 gene encoding CARD- and ANK-domain containing inflammasome adapter protein-like has translation MIAHSTSLFTNPYAIEVLRTKKEELVEGINNPDNLLNWLIDNGIFTPEKKIVMTFYRTRKEKNSRVLDILISHGERACRLFFYPCLKQVEPKLYNKIRKYVSEINESIGDARRQLVGYLTEKDKAWLENRSEQHQEKRERPRRRKQEWSIKKKGKETELSAAAKPKKDHSDIGIFDAAAKGYLSELEKTLKDNDINALNSASETLLHIAAANGHLTVMEYLISKGVRRDVKDKKGRTALHRAAEKGHDDAVKVLLQCGACMYSLDREGKTPLHLAAQNNHGHILKTLLKEEARSYRNQHNFLHMAALKDESILAKTLLKNGASVDGKDERGQTALSYAVSQGFENTAKVLLEAGASVDSKMTERACNSNHPSIFKTLLDYCKGLSSDIMELALFKAVQKNLHGIVAALVDRGTDINAYNEMQYTPLLMACETGKAESAEVLIEKGANFEIKTPASDTALHLAAQAGAASITNLLLHKGMEANVMNQAGETPLHVAALHNKGALVSILVDAGAKINAVTKELVTPLHIASQRGNTDVAQQLLHHKANVHVKDKQSKSPLHLASERGDNTMVELLLNANADPNAQDKEKKTPLHTAAMRGHLSSIKVLLAKKGRSGVKDMDGCTPMHYATIKGNAEIVKILLTSGKNKNIDERNIWRKTALHIAAEYGHSDLINLLLSQGAAINALDSSKDTPLHCACKAGHLNAVSSLVNWSQGEKANLQAANSLKKTPLQVAEINKTENQAQIVTLLKKKMLITK, from the coding sequence ATGATCGCGCATTCAACCAGCCTGTTTACAAATCCATATGCAATTGAAGTCCTAAGAACTAAAAAAGAAGAGCTAGTAGAAGGCATAAATAATCCAGACAATCTTCTGAACTGGCTTATAGACAATGGCATTTTTACACCAGAAAAAAAGATAGTCATGACTTTCTATAGGACACGAAAAGAAAAGAACTCTCGAGTTTTAGATATACTAATTTCTCATGGTGAACGAGCCTGCAGGCTCTTTTTTTACCCATGTTTAAAACAAGTGGAGCCAAAACTTTATAACAAGATAAGAAAATATGTCAGCGAAATAAACGAAAGTATTGGGGATGCTAGAAGACAATTGGTAGGGTATTTAACTGAAAAAGATAAGGCTTGGCTTGAAAATCGCAGTGAACAGCACCAAGAAAAAAGAGAGCGTCctagaagaagaaagcaagaatgGTCTattaagaagaaaggaaaagaaactgaactttcagcagcagcaaaacctaAGAAAGATCATTCTGATATTGGCATCTTTGATGCAGCAGCTAAAGGCTACCTTTCTGAGTTAGAGAAAACATTGAAAGATAATGATATTAATGCACTAAACTCTGCAAGTGAAACACTCCTGCACATTGCAGCTGCTAATGGACATCTAACAGTAATGGAATATTTGATTAGCAAAGGTGTTAGGCGAGATGTGAAGgataagaaaggaagaacagcacTGCACAGGGCTGCTGAGAAAGGCCACGATGATGCAGTGAAAGTGCTTCTCCAATGTGGCGCTTGTATGTATAGTTTGGACAGAGAAGGCAAGACACCACTTCATTTGGCTGCACAGAATAACCACGGTCACATATTGAAGACGCTCCTGAAAGAAGAGGCAAGAAGCTACAGGAACCAGCACAACTTTTTGCACATGGCAGCTCTTAAAGATGAGAGCATTCTGGCAAAAACGCTTTTAAAGAATGGCGCCTCTGTTGATGGAAAGGATGAAAGAGGACAGACAGCTCTCAGTTATGCTGTCTCTCAGGGGTTTGAAAACACTGCAAAAGTACTGCTAGAGGCTGGAGCCAGTGTTGATTCCAAAATGACTGAAAGAGCCTGCAACAGCAACCACCCATCCATTTTCAAAACACTGCTAGACTATTGTAAAGGCTTGTCCTCTGACATAATGGAGTTAGCTCTTTTCAAAGCTGTACAGAAAAATCTGCATGGTATTGTAGCAGCTTTAGTTGACAGAGGCACAGATATAAACGCCTACAATGAAATGCAGTATACTCCTTTACTCATGGCATGTGAAACAGGCAAAGCTGAATCTGCAGAAGTTCTAATTGAAAAGGGTGCTAACTTTGAAATAAAGACTCCTGCTTCAGACACAGCTTTGCACCTGGCAGCTCAAGCTGGGGCCGCTTCCATCACAAATCTACTTTTACACAAAGGGATGGAAGCTAACGTTATGAACCAGGCAGGTGAAACTCCACTCCATGTTGCTGCCCTTCATAATAAAGGAGCACTAGTTAGCATTTTAGTTGATGCTGGGGCCAAAATTAATGCCGTCACTAAAGAGTTAGTTACTCCCCTGCATATTGCGAGTCAAAGAGGTAACACTGATGTTGCTCAACAGCTGTTGCACCACAAAGCCAATGTTCATGTTAAGGATAAGCAGTCAAAATCACCTTTACATCTTGCTTCTGAAAGGGGAGATAACACAATGGTAGAGCTGCTTTTGAATGCTAATGCTGACCCCAATGcacaagacaaagaaaaaaagactcccCTGCACACTGCAGCTATGAGAGGACATCTCAGTAGCATTAAAGTTCTGTTAGCCAAAAAAGGCAGATCCGGAGTTAAGGACATGGATGGATGTACTCCAATGCACTATGCAACCATCAAAGGAAATGCAGAGATTGTAAAAATTCTTCTGAcctcagggaaaaataaaaatattgatgaaagaaatatttggagAAAGACTGCACTACATATCGCAGCAGAATATGGACACAGTGACTTGATAAATCTATTACTGAGCCAAGGGGCAGCTATTAATGCCTTAGACAGCAGCAAGGATACTCCATTGCATTGTGCCTGCAAGGCTGGTCATTTGAATGCTGTAAGTTCCCTTGTAAACTGGtcacaaggagaaaaagcaaacttaCAAGCTGCTAATAGTCTAAAGAAGACTCCACTGCAAGTAGCAGAaattaacaaaacagaaaatcaggcTCAAATTGTAacacttttgaaaaagaaaatgttaataacAAAATGA
- the JUN gene encoding transcription factor Jun has product MTAKMEPTFYEDALNATFVPPESGGYGYNNPKVLKQNMTLNLSDPSSNLKPHLRNKNADILTSPDVGLLKLASPELERLIIQSSNGLITTTPTPTQFLCPKNVTDEQEGFAEGFVRALAELHNQNTMPSVTSAAQPVNSGMAPVSSMAGNNSFNTNLHSEPPVYANLSNFNPNALNSAPNYNTNSMGYAPQHHINPQMPVQHPRLQALKEEPQTVPEMPGETPPLSPIDMESQERIKAERKRMRNRIAASKCRKRKLERIARLEEKVKTLKAQNSELASTANMLREQVAQLKQKVMNHVNSGCQLMLTQQLQTF; this is encoded by the coding sequence ATGACTGCAAAGATGGAACCTACTTTCTACGAGGATGCCCTAAACGCTACTTTCGTGCCGCCGGAAAGCGGCGGGTATGGATATAATAATCCCAAAGTGCTGAAGCAGAACATGACTCTGAACCTATCCGATCCTTCCAGCAACCTCAAGCCTCACCTGAGGAACAAGAACGCAGATATCCTCACCTCCCCCGATGTCGGGCTCCTCAAACTGGCGTCGCCTGAACTGGAAAGGCTCATCATCCAGTCCAGCAACGGGTTAATCACCACCACTCCGACCCCAACGCAGTTCCTCTGCCCCAAAAACGTTACTGACGAGCAAGAGGGGTTTGCGGAAGGCTTTGTGAGAGCTCTAGCCGAACTGCACAACCAGAACACCATGCCCAGTGTTACCTCTGCTGCTCAACCTGTTAACAGTGGCATGGCACCTGTGTCTTCTATGGCTGGCAATAATAGTTTCAATACTAATTTGCACAGTGAGCCTCCAGTGTATGCCAATCTCAGCAACTTCAACCCCAACGCACTCAACTCTGCACCTAACTACAATACAAACAGCATGGGCTATGCACCTCAACATCACATAAACCCCCAGATGCCAGTGCAGCATCCCAGGCTTCAGGCTTTGAAAGAAGAACCTCAGACTGTACCTGAAATGCCAGGGGAAACACCTCCCCTGTCCCCTATTGACATGGAGTCACAGGAGAGAATCAAAGCTGAGAGAAAACGTATGAGAAACAGAATTGCAGCATCCAAATGCCGGAAAAGGAAGTTGGAAAGGATTGCCAGGttggaagaaaaagtgaaaactttGAAAGCCCAGAACTCAGAGCTGGCATCCACTGCCAACATGCTCAGAGAACAGGTTGCACAGCTAAAGCAGAAGGTCATGAACCACGTCAACAGCGGGTGCCAACTAATGCTAACACAACAGTTGCAAACTTTTTGA